The sequence TATGTTTTAGGAAGGTCATGCATGGAGTATCTAGCATCAAACAAGTGTTAGGATGACTGACACCTCTTGTTGTAAGTGAGTAAGTTGGTTTTGGCATAACTGTCTTGAGTGTACTTCGTGTTACTCAGTTGCTCACAGTTAAGCTGATCATCATCACTTGTATGTGCTGATCGAAGTGGCAAATTCATGACTACACAGGTAAAAGCAACCTTGAGATTGTTTTAACTCTCTACCTGTTTCACATTAAATAAGAAATTCATCATTACAAATGGTAAACAAATTGAATGTGTAGCACTAAATATCCAATGCCAGAAACctcatttaaaataatcttctGTGTCATTTATAGTCCCACACCAAAACCCATGATTTTTAATCTGATTCTTGATACAAGTAGGAGATCTATGACTACAGGGCAATAATCCTTCCCTGTTTCACCTTATCCATATTTAAGAGGAAACAAGCTGGAGGAATTGTTGAAAGAGGGCGTTCTAGCTTATGAGGCAAAACCCTAAGATAGAGCATCTGAAAAGGCCCTCATTAATACCCATTGCTGTgacatattctttaaaaacaccccctttcactctcaaaaagAGTCCTGGTTTAGACAATAAACAGAAACCCTTAGAACCAGGGAGCAGTACCTCTCTGTGGCCACCGCTCTTCAGGGTCTGGTTTGCAACTCTGCAGAGCCAGCAGCCCAGGGTTTTAAGGACACTGAGGCTGGCTGAGCATGGAAGGGAGCTGATTCACACCACGGAAGTGACAGCAGACTGACCCCTAAACCAGGATGCTGTGTTTTTAACTTACTACGAAGACTATGACTGCCAAGCAAAGTGGAAACCAATGTTGGTTTGTTAGTATGTTGTCTCCCTTAAATTGTAGTCTTCTTGGAAAGCTCAAAACCCTTGGGATGATCAAAATCACAGTTCATGTGGGTGAGGAGCTCAAGATGAGCCGTGTTAGCTGGAGGAGCTGCTGTCATTTGCAAGACAGGTTTTAATACTTGGTATCCATACAAAGCATATGCTGTAtcctatttaaaatataagaGTTTTCCTCTGCAATCAGGAAAAATGGATTTGGTTCTTGTTCCAGAGATTTTTGAGGTCAACATCAGCTGCAAATAAAGAAGAGGGATGTGTGGCTCCAAGAAACCTCCTGTTCTTTACTAATACAGGAAGTCTCCCACATATAGTAAGTccccttcaagttgtgaactttcaaaaatGCGAACGCACATTTGCATATCCAGTCATGTaagttagttcacgtgtctggcGTACATTGTCATATGCATGCATCCTCTAAGGTGGTTGTACTTTTGTGTGCTTTACAGAGTACAGTATCTTTATATAAAGTCCAGGATGTTtggaagcaagcataaaagcagtggtgatgtagctggtactggCAAGAAACATCAGGAATTGGAGGCCCTGAGAAAGGAcgaagagagacaagaggaaggaataactgaagaactgaagaggttcatgatgcaggaaatggcaaggggaTTTTCTCTATTTGAGGAGGCATTGTTAGTTTTTAAGGTACAGGACCTGAACTTAGAATGGTACATGAAGGCTGCAGCAGCCGTTCAGAATGCAATCCAGCACTACTGTGTCATCTATGATGAGGAAAACAGAGCTACGAGCCAGATATCACTGGCTTGTTTTTTCAAGAGGACAGgcagaattgaatccagcaaggaaccagaatcTGTTCCATCAacgtcaggcatgagtgaaattgcagcttgccctcctaTTGCTAACggtccttcagctctgccatctctcaCCTCCTCCTGCCAGTAacccttcttgcctgttcacttgaggCCAGCCCCTGTGTGCCCGCTGTTGTGTTGTACTCCTGTACTCTTCAAGGTACTGGACTGTTAAAAATGTCtgcttaagtttttgtttttttaatgtattatttgtgtgaaaagtattataaacctctTACAAttcagtactatatagctgattgtattagttgggtacctaggctaactttgtgaACTTATGAACCAATTGGACTTACAAATGGGCTTTTGGAATGGAGCCTGTCGGAGACATACTGTCCTATGTCCCAAGTTTCCTCACCCAACTCTAAGGGCTGTCAGGGCCCATATCAGTGGCAGACATCCTCTGATGTGTGAGGTTCAGCCAGGAGCAGCCTCCTCGGCTCCTGCCTTGCTTGCAACACTGGAGGTGACAGGGAGCCTGAACCACTCCCCAGCGCCCACCCCACTTCTCCATAGACAATATACACAATGGCCAGAAGAGGATTAAAATCAGCTTTATTGACGAATTGAAGAACACAGCTGGGATCTGAGGCCCAAGTGAGGTTTTTTCCATCTTCTCTGAAGTGATGACAGCTGAGCCCATTGGGTGGGGCTCACCAAACTTACCCACCCCGCTGCAGACCGAGGCTGGAACGTGGAGAGCTGAGTCCTGGGTGGGCTCACCACGGGCAGGTCCCGCTGGGTTTGTTTACTGCAGGTAGACTGGAAGCCCCAAAGCAGGtccaagagaaagagagagagagagagaagaagcagGAGGACAAGTAAGCAGGGTCCTTTAGCACATTATCTCCACCCAGTAGAGAAAGGTGGTCCCAAGAGTCTCAAGTTCATCAACCACAACCATCCCAACTGAGGTCACCCCGGTGGGAGCTTCTCCCCAGTACTTTCCTTTCATGCTGTACTGTAGTTAGGAGATCTTTGCCTTGATTGGCTGAGCAAGGGATGTACGAATAAGGAAAAAGGTTTCTCCCAAGAGGTAAGGCTGGCTTAGGAACCTGGACTGCTCAGTGAACAATTGGCCAGAGGCTATTTTGTATGAGCCTCCCAGTCGGCAGCCACAGTGCAAACACAGGTGCTGGCTAGAGCTGGTGGATTCGGGACTGACTCCTAGCATCTCACACCTGAACACTGACCACCAAACTCCTTTTCTTTGCTGTGCTCTGGTCCTCGGACCCCTGAGGACTGCTGAGGAATGAACTGGGCAGACTTCACTTACCCCTAACCTCTGGATGGGTGAAATGGatgaagggggtcaaaaggtacaaatgtcTAGttataaataagtcctggggatataatgtacagcttGGTGATTCTAGTTATGGTTCTGTGTTGTATATCTGCAAGTTACTAAGAGAGTCTGCAATCTTAAACGTTCCTATCACAAGGGAAAACAAATTAACTCTGTGAGGTGATGAACAGTGACTAAACTTATGGTGGTAATCAGTTtgcaatatatacacatatcaaagCATTACCTACCTAAAATTATATACTGGTATGTATCAATTATATcttgataaaactgaaaaaaaaaaaaaaaaacaacccactaGGCCACATAGCTAGGGTGTAATTCAGCTGGACACCCATGGTGTTCCTGGAGTAaagagagtccctttgactgcattCAGAGTAACTGACACCTTCTGATCTAACTGTCAGGTGTGAAATCATTAGCTTTGTGCCAAGCCAAAGCAAGAGGGTCTTTTAGGTCATGCATGCAGGGAAGACAGGGGTAGAATAGGAAAATTCTTCCAGGGCCTGTGAACCGCTACATGTTTAATGGCACGTCTTGCAGAGTCGAGTCTGACGTAGCTCTCTCTGGCACAGGAAGTAAGGACATACTGCTACCCCTCTGAAGTCCTCCCTCCTACCTGTCACATAGAAAAccccttttctgtttttccccgTGCTTTTCTATTTCTATCTTGATGCTTTTCTATTTCTATCTTGATGCCACTGACTATAACTGTCTTCCATATTTGGATGCATTTCCAGTGCATTCAATATTTTGCCTTTTAGCATGGGTGACTTCTGCAAAGTGTTAATCCCATCCATTAGCCATTCTTTTCATAGTATCACCATTCAAGGGTGACCTCATTTCATGGCACCAGATGGTACCTTTCTGTAGTTTCCAACAGGCTATTTGTACAACTTTACTTTGAATAAGACTGAATGATTGcagaaacattttttccccagAGTATTTTTATTAGGGATTCCTGCCACCATATTAACATATAAAACAATCTGGATGTtgacacagaaatgcaaatttcaCTGTACAAAGATAAGGCTCCAACCATAGGTAACGTGGCCCCCAAATCTCTAGTTTTTCAGTGAAATCAATCATTTTGACTTCTTCCCAGAGTTGTCTTTATATTAGACAAACCACAAAATATGTTCCAGATACATAACATTTTACAGTATGTTCCAAGCACAGACAGAAATACACAATACTTCACctacatttttttcatatccaACTTGCATTAGCACTAaagattgtgtgtgtatatgtatttgccatatgtgtgtatataaaaccACAAATGTACACACAGTAGTTTTCATGGAAAATTGAAACCTTTGAGACTGTGGGTTTTATCCACTATGTTATCAGAGAGTGAAAATGAATAATACCATGTCACAAATTCCTCAGTTGGGGATAAATAAAAACATCTGTGTATGAAGGGCATATCAGTTGtgtgtatacaaacacacatatatacatatattcatatataaacatgtatataccAATAATATGGAATATACATATACTCACACACTTGCTTTCAATTCTGTAACTTACTATATTATATATCCTTTATCTTTGGAAGCAGTCTTCTCCTCTTTGATTCAGGCAACTGGTGACTGTTTTCTAAGAAAAGCGAGTATTTCTAAAAGACTGATCTGTCCTGACAAAATGGCATTTCAGGATCTGAGTTTTACTTTTGGTAGCTGTTGTTTAAATTCAGCAGACCTTATCCTGTCAGatccttcacttaaaaatatttctattcaaCAGTGAAGTTTTTGCCTAAGAGATGTTAGCTGgaaatgttaaaattatataGTCATTACTCCTTAGTATAAATCCACTTGGCTAGACTATGTGTGATATTTATCCTGTCAGCACTTTTCAGTGTTTATGACGCATAAtatattctataattttaaaatgttatttaatattaatgtAAAAGGGCAAGGGCTGGATGATTTGTTATGGTTAGAACTTCAAAGAAAATGAGATTAAGCATGATTAGAAGAGGGAACTAATTTTCTGCAGACTATACTGGCACATCCTCGTGTCAGAAGATATGACTTTTAAGTCATAAACAAGGGGGGAAACCACTTCAATTTCAAACGTGATCATTTGCAAACTTTCCAAATAAcctacagaaaatatatttctatattggTATCAAATTTCAGGTAtcaaatattctttatttaaaagaaaaatcagtcacCCAATGCACATGAGAAAGACCACCCTGTAAACTGAATAGCAAATTATAGTATAGTTTGCTCAACTGAAGTCTTCATgagctgacttttaaaaatttatttacaaaattaaatgtcTAATAAAGCACTCAGGGCTCCACGAATGAGTAGAACTGGAATGGCCATTTTGGAAATTATACTAATCATAGAGCTGAAGTTAGGAGAGATTATAGATAGCCCATCCCATGAACACATTTCATGtcttcatttacattttatggaaaaatcaCTATGCTCTGTGCCCTAAGCTCTGTACTGTACTCTCTTTCACAGTATTggtatgtactctgcatggaaggcTTCAGAGCCTTTCTTTCTGTCATGGATTCAGTGGTGTGAAGGAAGGTACAAGAGCATTTGTCCCACTTACTATCTAGTTAGGGGGTCATTTCACTACTTCATCCAAGCTGAAATGGTATATTATCTAATGAATCCCCTCCAGTTTCTTAATGAGAGCCCCAATTATGAATGAGTTAAGATCCTAAGGAAaccaggaaagggaaagagtaTAATGACCACCACAGAGGAAGATCATAGGCATTTATCAAAAAGCCAAGATCATTCTCCTCATATTCTTTCtgactctttttctctttcacacatATATAGAATTCTTTTAAAGCTTCTTCCACAGAATCTCAATGAATGGCATGAGGGATCAAAAAATGTGCCTTCAAGTTTCTCCACTTTTATTTAGATCCACTTTTAGACATATTCATGTCCACTTGGACAGCGAGTATGCTGTTCTTTATATCATCCAGTACCTTGCATCACCATCACTTTCATAAAGTAGATCATTTGTCTACCACCACTTGCCTATCAGTCTCATCAGAACTCGTTTTGCTACTTGCCATTTGTCCAATTCCCATCTGCTTCCACTCTTGGGTTAATGTACAATAATACACAATTAACTAGCATCTCCTCtaactattttcctttaaaagtttcactttcttttaaaaacattccatTGCCTCAGCCAACATATATGGACAGAATGCAAATGAAAGTAACATCATCTTgtccaaatattttgaaaaatggacCACCCTGTGTCCTCTTGATGCTCTCAATTTCTACTTCCTCCAGTTCCATCATCCGTTTCAGGAGCTTATTTTCTACAGTGTTTTTCTACCTATTTTTCTATCTCATATGCAGATAATAACAATTATGTGATTGTtcagtcaaaaatattttaaaaaacaaaccagtgCCAAGACATTAAAAATTCCTGACATACCCTTTGTGCATTAGTCTTACAATCTGTACACTTAAATAACTCCAggaagctccttttttttttttttttttgctaaaaatttaccaaaatattttgaacacataaaaatattttaaaaaaacgaaaacaaaagCCCAGCATAAATTTAGTTGTATAGGCATTGGTTAGAGGACATTGTTCTCACTAAGGATTATATTCAAAAAACTTTCCCTTGGGTTTTTACTAAAACTCTGATTCTGAACCTTATAGCTTGTAAtggtgctattaaaaaaaaaaagaatttattccGCTCAATGTATTATAATAGATAAAGAGTATGTCTgtactataataaaaaataaacatatttttggtTATTTAGAGGTCATCTTCCTGACCTATAACTAAAATAACTGTGTTTGATTTAAACTTACTTGCAGTGAATTATGGAAAGCTAACTTAAAGCTCTGAATAATCAGTTATGAGTAAGAACACCTATTGATGGTCCCATGACCATTCAGAACCAGGcatttgctggaaaaaaaaaaacaaaaccaaatcacTAGTATTGAATATAGCCCTTAGTCATATGAGAAATGAGCTTTATGAGCAACCCAACATGTAAAGTACGAGGTTGACTTTGCCAGCCACCCACTCCTTGAGAGGACAGTAGTATTCATAGTGAAACTGCTCAAACTCAGGCGTCTGGCGGATTTCACATAAGAAGGAGAGATCAATACCTGACTCcaaaaggaggaggagcaggggaaaTACAAAGAGCAGCAGCCCCAGGCCCACCACAAGGAGCCGGGAAAAACTCTTGACCAGTGGGTTCACCCGAATAGTGCCACTCAGAATGTCATAGCTCCATGACAAAGCTTGGCGAGCCTCCTTCATCTCCTCTTCTTCTGCCATTAAAAAGGCATTTTCATCTGCTTCCAGTTCCTCAAATGAATCTGTGTCTTCTCTTTCCAACTCCAGCCTAGATGGACAGTCAAAGAGCATGTCAATCTCATCATCATCAACCGGGGTAGGGAGCAGGCTGGCACTTGGGTTGTATGCCAGTTCAGAGATTGTCAAGggttcttcttttattttatcttcctCTTCACTTGATGCCTCTTCATACTCATGGGGTTCCTTCACTGGTGAGCTGGAGATCAAGGGGGCAGAAACATCTTCTTTGGGCAATGGAACACCTGTAAAGAGACATAGtgttcttaattttaaatttcaggttTTCTTTCTCCACAAAGATCTGTAATGGAAACAAACCCAAACTAATTACTGAATGAGAGGGAATCCAGAAATTGTCCTGTAGAATCCTGATTTTTAACAAAGTCATTTTAGGAATAGATCCTATACTAGAAATTCTTAAGGTCAACATGTTAAACCCAAAATAACCAAAATGCCTCAAATGGTTGGCAATATTTACAACATTTACATGTGCAATTATCATCTGAAAAGCCTCCAATTTTGGTCACATTTGCAAGGACAAAATGACAAGAAATCACTATTATAATTTTGAGTATTGTCTTTTGGAAGTCAATACTGTCATCCAGTACAGTATTATAGTAAAATTAGAGTCTACTATCCAATAGCATCTTTTATTatgttatgtatttttttgtcttcattttaggCACAATTTTGTGGTTTCTCATTTCATGTAATTGCAATCATATTTGTATGAACAAATTTACATCGAGCTCCTTTAGACATTTTCTATGTTGACATAAACTCCTACTGGTAATTATAATGGTTGCCAAATATTCTGTTTAGTTAATACAATAATAGTTGCCTAATATGATTAATAAGTTAATATTAATAGTTAACTATTAATAGTTAATATGAACTGTTAATAGTTGCCCAATAATAATAGTtacaatcaagattgccaggagaaatatcaataacctcagatatgcagatgataccacccttatggcagaaagtgaagagaaactaaagagcctcttgatgaaggtgaaagaggagagtgaaaaagctggcttaaaactcaacattcagaaaacgaagatcatggcatccggtcccatcacttcatggcaaatagatgtgcaaacagtggctaactttatgtttgggcttcaaaatcactgtagatgatgactgcagccatgaaattaaaagacgctcgcttcttggaagaaaagctatgacaaacctagacagcatattaaaaagcagagacattgctttgccaacaaatgtccatcaagccaaagctatgctttttccagtagtcatgtatgggtgtgagggctgggccataaagaaagctgagtgccaaagaactgatgcttttgaactgtggtattggaggactcttgagagtcccttggtcggcaaggagctcaaaccagtccatcctaaaggaaatcaatcctgaatattcattggaaggactgatgctgaagctgaagctccaatactctggctacctgatgcgaagagctggctcattggaaaagaccctgatgctgggaaaaactgaaggcaggaggagaaggggacgatagaggatgagatggttggatggcattaccaactcaatggacatgagtttgagcaagctccaggagatggtgaaggacagggaagcctggcgtgctgcagtccatgaggttgcagagttggacacgactgagcaactgaacaacaaaacatttaGACTGCTTTGCAGTCGTGAAAAAAAAATTCCGTGAGCTATCATTACATATACAGCCTCTTGTTTACATTTCTCCCCTTTTGTGTCAGTTCATTTGATAGATGTCTGAAAGGAAAATTACTTGGTCAAAAGGTAtgaatattatttcttaaaatttactgGGGGAGAGGTATTTCTCAAcgcttcattttatagatgggaaatcCAGTTACCTACTATCAGGCCTAAGGCCAGCTCTCCTGATTTTGAGTACTGGGTTCTTAGTGGGGAAGGAAGAATCAAAGAAATGTTCCCAAGATGGATCTACAGTATAATACCAAGTTGGGAGCCAAATACATTAGGTAACTGTAAGCctgcttttgggcttcccaggtggcgcagtggtaaagaatctgcttgctaatgcaggtgATAACATGAGGTGTGGgtttattcctgggttgggaagatcccctggaggaggaaatggcaacccactccagtatttttgcctggaatattccacggacagaggagcctggcaggcaggttccataggattaacaactgagctattgaGCATGGACATATGCTTTTAATGGGTACATTTCAGGATTTCCCTCTCTTCAAGATGTGCAGGAAATGATGTCACCAAGATGCCAACATTGGTTGTTCCTAACTTTACTCCACCTCACAAGAACAACTACTAACAACCACTCATGAATGAGACACCAATGGAGAAAATCCTAAAACATGGGAGTGAGGTTGAAGTACCCTCCTGCACCAGAGACCAAGATACCCTGCATTCAAAGGGTAAGAGGAACAGCTATGTTGACCACATTGCCTCTCCCTGAAGCTGGCACAACATCAGACTGAGAGATCACCCCAGTGGGAAAAGAGAGCTTGGGGTTACATCCAGCTACTTCCTTGCATTGTGGGTCCCTTTATAGGAGCCCTTATTGTGGATTTCATCCCATAGTATCACTGGGGACTTAGTAGGGCTCAACCACTAGGAATCTATGAGGGAGAAGGGGGCATGGAGGGACTTCCAACAGTCAGCACTCAGATCTTGGCTGACCAAATTCATACCTGCAGAGCCAAGTACTAGTCCCCATCCCATAGTATCACTGGGGACTTAGTAGGGCTCAACCACTAGGAATCTATGAGGGAGAAGGGGGCACGGAGGGACTTCCAACAGTCAGCACTCAGATCTTGGCTGACCAAATTCATACCTGCAGAGCCAAGTACTAGTCCCAAACAGTGGCTTTGCTCATCTGCAGAACCAAGTTGGTGGTGCACCTGACCAGGGAACTCAGTAGGGTGCAGGACTGCCTGATTTCAGTCCTCAGAGGAGAGCTAGGAGAGCCCTGGAGTCTGGTCTATTCACATCCAGGGAGAAGAACTGAGCCATAGCTCCACCCACTGTGGATTCTAGATCCCAGCCCCTTCCAAAGAGAAAGTCTGTTTGGGGAAATTTGGAAGTTACCTAAAATGGGCCCTCCCAGTCCAGCCCAGGGAGGAGCTGAGTTATTAGCTCCATCTGACAGGAAGGGCTGGTGGGAATACCTGGAAGCTGCATTACGCAGCAACAATGGAGCTGAGAAATAGGCAGGCAAAGCTGATTACTTTTAGAGCAAAGCAAGTGGCCCAGTTTGGCTGTAGGACTTAGGGCCTGGGTCAACTTGATTGATGATGACAGACAGCCTTAGTGGCCTTGGAGCTACTTTTACCACTATGCCTAAATTAGCTTAGTCAGGGAAACCAATTCATAGCCCCATTCATGGCTGAACATAGCCTATAGTCCACCTGACGAGGGAGCCTTACCAGAGCACAAAAACCTGTGTAGGCCATCCAGCAGCCCTGCTTACAACATTCCCCAAACAGTGAATCCTATAGTCACTGGGTCCCATTCTGCTGCCCTACCAGGGTAGGGGAGTGAATCCATAGCCCGTTTACTACTGAATTTAGTACCTAGTCCTGACCAGAGAATCCAGACAACAACAGAACCAATAGTACAGCCTCAGTTGGGCAGCAATTCTATCCAGCTGTTATCAGCCAGTGGCAgcaccacccccctccacccccaccatagACAGCCTCAGAGCTTTAACAGTTGCCTAGCCCCATAATAGACTCTAATAGCAGGTCTCATTTGCCCAAGGATGTTACCAGAAGATACCAGAAACCCAAACTGAGCTGATTAATGAATCCAAAGTGAATCTGCAAAGTCTAGAAGAAGAGGTAACTTACTCAGATGCACATATACCAATGTAAGGAATCAAGGATCCTGAAAAATCAGGTAAATATGACAATGCTAAAGGAAACTAAAAAGGCACTAATAGCCCTAAAGAAATGGAGATCTATGaacaaataattcagaataatgctCTTAAAGAAGTTTTGTGAATTACAAGAATACACAACAATTaaacaaaattgggaaagcaatgaatgaacaaaatgagaagttcaacaaagaaatagaaaacattaaaaaaaaaaaaaagaaaacagaaatcctACAGCTGAAAAATAACTGAATTGAAATCAGTAGAGATTTTCAAAAGAAGAATCAGTGACCCAGAAGAATAGGCCATTTGAAATTATCCTATCAGagaagcaactagaaaaaagaatgaaagtgaagcCAGCCTATAGGATTTATGGgacacaatgaaaagaaacagtatTCATATTACAGGAATTccagaaatggaagaggaaaaggacagaaaatatatttaaagcactAATGGTTGAAGACTTCCCAAACATGGGAAGAGAAGGTGACCTCAAGATACAAGAGACCAAAGGGATCCTAAAAAGGTTGAACTGAAAAGTACTACACTGACACATATTATGATTAAATCATcaagagtcaaagaaaaaaaactttaaaaccaacaagagaaaaatgataatacAGGGGAGCTCCCAAAAGATGGcagatttttcaacagaaacttttcaggccagaagagaatgggttgacatattcaaaatactgaaagaaagaaactgcgAACCAAAAATGCTACTCCTGGTGAAGCTGTTCTTCAGAAGCTTTCCCAAACAAAAACTGAGGGAATTCATCACCATTAGATATgctttacaagaaatgctaaagggagTCTGTTGAGTGGAAGTAACAGGATGCTAATTATCatcataaaaaaataagatgGCAGTATAAAACTCACTGGTAATGGTAGAAATATAGTCCAAGTTAGATTGTGTAATATCGTAATGCTGGTGCATAATTCACTTACAAATCTAGTTtacaagttaaaaaacaaatgtagtaAAAATAACCATAACTACAATAATCTTTTGTTAGttacacaatataaaaataagcaaactgTAATGTCAGTAAGCTAAAATGTaaggaagaggagaaataaaagtG comes from Cervus canadensis isolate Bull #8, Minnesota chromosome 30, ASM1932006v1, whole genome shotgun sequence and encodes:
- the FRMD3 gene encoding FERM domain-containing protein 3 isoform X4; the encoded protein is MAKCLVKIQTRRGLRLQLANHCSSNVFVRLLRHSAKITARNTGVPLPKEDVSAPLISSSPVKEPHEYEEASSEEEDKIKEEPLTISELAYNPSASLLPTPVDDDEIDMLFDCPSRLELEREDTDSFEELEADENAFLMAEEEEMKEARQALSWSYDILSGTIRVNPLVKSFSRLLVVGLGLLLFVFPLLLLLLESGIDLSFLCEIRQTPEFEQFHYEYYCPLKEWVAGKVNLVLYMLGCS